The proteins below are encoded in one region of Epinephelus lanceolatus isolate andai-2023 chromosome 7, ASM4190304v1, whole genome shotgun sequence:
- the adra2db gene encoding alpha-2Db adrenergic receptor, whose product MDLTQLNLLVENVSSDENTTDAPFGLPHTGAATALIILVVTVIISVTIVGNVLVIVAVLTSRALRAPQNLFLVSLASADILVATLVIPFSLANEVMGYWYFGSTWCAFYLSLDVLFCTSSIVHLCAISLDRYWSVTKAVSYNLKRTPKRIKSMIAVVWVISAVISFPPLLMTKHDERECLLNDETWYILSSCIVSFFAPGLIMILVYCKIYKVAKQRSSTVFVAKNGLERQPSQSETCFVRKDRFETESPSSQSSGSHQQRQGELDDIDLEESCCPSDTKPRNNRFTKRRKVEGSDCCPPQNCRLSWASARASQLYPEQKNPAGRQHLAAANKTKVAQMREKRFTFVLAVVMGVFVLCWFPFFFTYSLHAICRDSCYIPGALFNLFFWIGYCNSSVNPIIYTIFNRDFRKSFKKIICRTSKRT is encoded by the coding sequence ATGGATTTAACCCAGTTAAATCTGTTGGTGGAAAACGTTTCCAGTGATGAGAACACCACGGACGCACCGTTTGGCTTGCCACACACGGGGGCAGCTACTGCGCTCATCATCCTTGTGGTCACTGTGATCATCTCTGTGACCATAGTCGGTAACGTTTTGGTGATTGTAGCGGTGCTGACCAGCCGGGCTCTCCGTGCGCCCCAGAACCTTTTCCTGGTCTCTTTGGCATCAGCGGACATCCTGGTGGCCACACTGGTCATCCCCTTCTCCCTCGCCAATGAAGTCATGGGCTACTGGTACTTTGGAAGCACTTGGTGCGCTTTCTATTTGTCTTTGGACGTGTTGTTTTGCACCTCATCCATCGTGCACCTGTGCGCAATCAGCCTGGACCGCTACTGGTCAGTGACAAAGGCGGTCAGCTACAACCTGAAGCGGACACCTAAGCGCATCAAGTCCATGATCGCTGTAGTGTGGGTAATATCTGCTGTCatctccttccctcctcttctcATGACCAAACATGATGAACGGGAGTGCCTGCTGAACGATGAGACCTGGTacatcctctcctcctgcatTGTGTCCTTCTTCGCTCCAGGTCTCATCATGATTCTGGTTTACTGTAAAATCTATAAGGTGGCCAAGCAGCGCAGCTCCACCGTGTTCGTGGCCAAGAACGGCCTGGAGAGGCAGCCCTCTCAGTCCGAGACCTGTTTCGTGAGGAAGGACCGGTTCGAGACGGAGAGCCCCAGCAGCCAGAGCTCCGGCAGCCACCAGCAGAGGCAAGGGGAGCTGGATGACATCGATCTGGAGGAGAGTTGCTGTCCGTCGGATACTAAACCCCGCAATAATCGCTTCACCAAGCGGAGAAAGGTGGAGGGGTCAGACTGTTGCCCGCCTCAGAACTGCCGTCTCTCCTGGGCTTCAGCCCGGGCGTCACAGCTCTACCCGGAGCAGAAGAACCCAGCTGGGCGACAACATCTGGCCGCAGCCAACAAAACCAAAGTGGCCCAGATGAGGGAGAAACGTTTCACCTTCGTGCTGGCGGTGGTGATGGGGGTGTTTGTGCTTTGCTGGTTCCCCTTCttctttacatacagtcttcATGCCATCTGCAGAGACAGCTGCTACATCCCCGGCGCACTCTTTAACCTCTTCTTTTGGATTGGCTACTGCAACAGTTCTGTGAACCCCATAATATACACTATTTTCAACAGGGATTTCAGGAAATCCTTCAAGAAAATCATATGCAGAACTTCTAAACGCACATGA